One region of Quercus lobata isolate SW786 chromosome 2, ValleyOak3.0 Primary Assembly, whole genome shotgun sequence genomic DNA includes:
- the LOC115970805 gene encoding cytochrome c oxidase subunit 5C-like, translated as MDSLSMCELRLSSMSGHSLHSAYRVPSLIKEICYGIGLSLVAGFLWKMHHWKLQRRTKEFYDVLKKGEISVVVEDE; from the exons ATGGATTCTTTGTCCATGTGTGAGCTTAGACTCTCTTCAATGAGTGGG CACAGTCTGCACTCTGCATATCGGGTTCCAAGTTTGATTAAGGAGATTTGCTATGGGATAGGTCTTAGCCTCGTGGCTGGTTTCCTTTGGAAAATGCATCATTGGAAACTCCAGAGGAGGACCAAGGAATTCTATGATGTGCTTAAGAAAGGTGAAATTAGTGTCGTGGTGGAAGATGAGTAG
- the LOC115976620 gene encoding cysteine-rich receptor-like protein kinase 42: MIFMTPTMNSMHPLSPSYKNPTWVFFFFSLISFSLSDPRISQSGLFCGTVKSPPLTNFIPTFVKEMESLSQLVNTTHWGTSFVNSTPPMYGLAQCFQDLSHTDCLLCYAASRTKLPRCLPSISARIYLDGCFLRYDNYSFYQEATNPLIDTVNCSSKYGVEVDEVSKVEFVKNVGVLIENVTKAAVGNKGFAVAEVKGVYALAQCWKTVGSDGCRECLEKAGKAVISKCLPRREGRGLNTGCYLRYSTEKFYYDNGEAQNGHGFSQTGAIVAIVLSAVAFLMLFLFAAYAGYARLLRIKEERNNIGQISTSIDRASLNFKYETLEKATDYFNPSRKIGQGGAGSVYKGTLPNGKIVAVKRLIYNTRQWVDDFFNEVNLISGIQHKNLVKLLGCSIEGPESLLVYEYVPNRSLDQFIFDKNKVQILNWRQRFDIIIGTAEGLAYLHGGAKVRIIHRDIKSSNVLLDENLTPKIADFGLVRCFAADQSHLSTGIAGTLGYMAPEYLVRGQLTEKADVFSFGVLVLEIVCGRRNNSFIEDSSSLLQTVWKFYKTNKLVEAVDPCLRDKFPGKEASDVLQIGLLCAQASVALRPSMEEVVQKLTSKDCEIPIPNQPPFLSTNALGSDSSLKTYSMDSLVLNAARKLEASYTSTESSSRDSSDVISRLEFFQK, translated from the exons ATGATCTTTATGACACCAACCATGAATTCCATGCATCCTCTAAGCCCAAGCTACAAAAATCCAACTTGGGTGTTCTTCTTTTTCAGCTTaatctctttctcactctctgATCCAAGGATATCACAGTCAGGCCTATTCTGTGGCACTGTCAAGTCTCCACCACTCACCAACTTCATCCCCACCTTTGTGAAAGAAATGGAGAGCCTATCTCAGCTTGTCAACACCACCCACTGGGGCACAAGCTTTGTCAACTCCACCCCTCCCATGTATGGCTTAGCTCAATGCTTCCAAGACCTTTCTCACACAGACTGTCTTCTTTGCTATGCTGCAAGCCGTACAAAGCTCCCTCGATGCCTTCCTTCCATCTCAGCTCGCATTTACCTTGATGGGTGCTTTTTGCGCTATGATAACTACAGCTTTTACCAAGAAGCTACTAACCCTTTGATTGACACTGTGAACTGTAGCTCCAAATATGGCGTGGAGGTTGATGAAGTTTCCAAGGTTGAGTTTGTAAAGAATGTTGGGGTTTTGATTGAAAATGTGACAAAAGCTGCTGTGGGAAACAAAGGGTTTGCAGTGGCTGAAGTGAAAGGTGTGTATGCCTTGGCGCAGTGTTGGAAGACTGTTGGGAGTGATGGGTGCAGAGAGTGCTTGGAGAAGGCAGGGAAGGCAGTGATCAGTAAGTGCTTGCCAAGGAGGGAAGGGAGAGGATTGAATACAGGGTGTTATTTGAGGTATTCCACTGAGAAGTTTTACTATGATAATGGAGAAGCACAAAATGGTCATG GTTTTTCTCAAACAGGAGCCATCGTAGCCATAGTTTTATCAGCAGTTGCCTTCTTAATGCTCTTTCTGTTTGCTGCATATGCTGGCTATGCAAGGTTATTAAGGATCAAAGAAG AGCGCAATAACATAGGCCAAATTTCAACAAGTATTGATAGGGCTAGTTTGAACTTCAAATATGAGACTCTTGAGAAGGCAACAGACTACTTTAATCCTTCAAGAAAAATAGGCCAAGGAGGAGCTGGTTCTGTATACAAGGGGACTCTTCCAAATGGGAAAATTGTTGCTGTTAAGAGATTGATTTACAATACCAGGCAGTGGGTAGATGATTTTTTCAATGAAGTAAATTTAATCAGTGGAATTCAACACAAGAATCTTGTGAAGCTTTTGGGTTGCAGTATTGAAGGCCCTGAGAGCCTCTTGGTCTATGAGTATGTACCAAACAGGAGCCTCGATCAGTTCATTTTTG ACAAGAACAAAGTTCAGATTCTAAATTGGAGGCAGCGATTTGATATCATTATTGGGACAGCTGAGGGGCTTGCATATCTTCATGGAGGTGCCAAAGTAAGAATAATTCACAGGGATATAAAAAGCAGCAATGTTCTTCTGGATGAGAATCTCACCCCAAAGATTGCCGACTTTGGCCTTGTTCGATGTTTCGCTGCTGATCAAAGTCATCTTAGTACTGGAATTGCTGGTACACT AGGTTACATGGCTCCTGAGTATCTTGTTCGAGGACAACTTACAGAGAAAGCagatgtttttagttttggagTTCTGGTACTTGAGATTGTATGTGGGAGGAGGAATAATTCTTTCATTGAGGACTCAAGTTCCCTTCTACAAACA GTATGGAAATtctacaaaacaaataaattggtTGAAGCTGTTGACCCTTGCCTGAGAGATAAATTTCCTGGAAAAGAGGCATCAGATGTGCTTCAAATTGGGCTTTTGTGCGCACAAGCTTCAGTTGCTTTAAGACCATCCATGGAGGAAGTAGTTCAGAAGTTAACTAGTAAAGATTGTGAGATTCCTATACCAAACCAACCTCCTTTTCTGAGTACCAATGCGCTTGGGTCAGACAGCTCCCTTAAGACCTATAGCATGGACAGCTTAGTGTTAAACGCAGCAAGAAAGCTGGAAGCATCCTATACTTCCACAGAGTCCTCTAGTAGGGACAGTTCAGATGTGATTTCAAGATTAGAGTTTTTTCAGAAGTAG
- the LOC115978268 gene encoding putative cysteine-rich receptor-like protein kinase 43, protein MYVDTYWKIMASMEEDIKRNKFSFEEVGEGPNRLHVFAQCMADLSGDECEECFNRVKTLFASCFPSIGGRVYADGCFIRVENYSFYEETVGPDALKRCSNSFDRSQIFKDTAKDLVYKIAKQAPDSRGFAVERQKLPAGSSVYAMANCWKTMDHNMCSSCLVNAAMVSLSCLPSTDSRVMNAGCFIRYSDYDFTNGPDSDAAVDTIFSYVSYALGAIASCALVIVIGFCAGRTVYRRKNHKRRVKGKEPFLSDSNRSLQILQFQFSTLEKATDSFDQAHKLGHGGNGEVFKGTLADGREIAIKRLYIRGRANTNEVYNEMDIISRAQHKNLVRFLGCCFTNTDSFLVYEFLANRSLDSILFDPEKKTELDWNRRLGIIIGTAEGLEYLHKGCQFRIIHRDIKASNILLDLKHKPKIADFGLARFYSCDKSLISTAIVGTLGYMAPEYLAQGRLTEKVDVYSFGVLVLEIVSGVKNSEFHPTETFETLVINAWKHFQSNTVFEIIDESIMMEDVGEITRVVQVGLLCTQESPSLRPSMTTVIQMLKEKDFHLPVPSKPPFADECARLSSSFDSSCHHRQTSCLSDLCTFHSFKKCDPE, encoded by the exons ATGTACGTGGATACATATTGGAAGATAATGGCGAGCATGGAAGAAGATATAAAGCGCAATAAGTTTTCGTTTGAAGAAGTGGGTGAGGGACCTAACCGACTCCATGTGTTTGCGCAGTGCATGGCTGATCTTTCCGGTGATGAATGTGAAGAATGCTTCAACCGTGTGAAGACCCTTTTCGCTAGTTGCTTTCCTTCCATAGGTGGTCGGGTATATGCTGATGGGTGCTTTATCAGGGTAGAGAATTATAGTTTCTATGAAGAAACTGTTGGACCTGATGCTTTGAag AGATGCAGTAATAGTTTTGACAGAAGTCAAATATTCAAGGACACGGCAAAGGATTTAGTCTATAAGATAGCAAAACAAGCACCAGATAGTCGAGGATTTGCAGTAGAGCGTCAGAAATTGCCTGCGGGTTCATCAGTCTATGCTATGGCTAATTGCTGGAAAACTATGGACCATAATATGTGTTCTTCCTGCCTGGTAAATGCAGCCATGGTTTCCTTATCTTGCCTACCATCAACAGATAGCCGTGTGATGAATGCAGGCTGCTTTATTCGTTACTCTGATTATGACTTCACCAATGGCCCTGATTCTGATGCAGCTGTAG ATACCATATTTTCATATGTCTCATATGCTCTCGGTGCCATTGCTTCCTGTGCTTTGGTGATTGTAATTGGATTCTGTGCTGGTAGAACTGTATACAGACGAAAGAATCACAAAAGAAGAGTAAAAG GAAAGGAACCGTTCTTATCAGATTCAAACAGAAGCTTGCAGATCTTGCAGTTTCAGTTCTCAACCTTAGAAAAAGCAACTGACAGCTTTGATCAAGCCCACAAGCTTGGTCATGGAGGAAATGGTGAAGTGTTTAAG GGAACCTTAGCTGATGGTAGAGAAATCGCGATTAAACGATTATACATAAGAGGAAGAGCTAATACAAACGAGGTTTACAATGAAATGGATATCATTAGCAGAGCCCAACATAAGAACTTGGTTCGTTTCCTGGGTTGCTGCTTCACCAATACAGACAGCTTCCTTGTCTATGAATTCCTTGCAAACAGAAGCCTTGACAGTATCCTATTTG ACCCAGAGAAGAAGACGGAACTAGATTGGAATAGAAGGCTTGGAATAATCATTGGAACAGCCGAAGGTTTGGAGTACCTCCACAAAGGCTGTCAATTTCGGATAATTCATAGAGACATCAAAGCAAGCAACATTCTATTAGACTTGaaacataaaccaaaaattGCTGATTTTGGCCTAGCAAGGTTTTATTCATGTGACAAAAGCCTCATCAGCACTGCCATTGTCGGCACATT AGGTTACATGGCTCCTGAATACCTTGCTCAAGGAAGACTAACTGAAAAAGTAGATGTCTATAGCTTTGGGGTTCTAGTGCTTGAAATAGTCAGCGGTGTGAAGAACAGTGAATTTCATCCTACAGAAACATTTGAGACTCTTGTTATTAAT GCTTGGAAGCACTTCCAATCAAATACAGTATTTGAGATTATAGATGAAAGCATAATGATGGAAGACGTTGGAGAAATCACAAGAGTTGTTCAGGTGGGTCTATTGTGTACTCAAGAATCACCATCTTTACGTCCTAGCATGACAACAGTAATTCAAATGCTTAAAGAAAAGGATTTCCATTTGCCAGTGCCATCCAAGCCTCCTTTCGCGGATGAATGTGCAAGATTATCTTCATCATTTGACTCTTCATGTCATCATAGACAAACTTCTTGTTTATCTGATTTATGTACATTCCAcagttttaaaaaatgtgaCCCTGAATAA